A genome region from Desulfobulbaceae bacterium includes the following:
- a CDS encoding sulfatase-like hydrolase/transferase produces the protein MQLILALISLGVLTMTPLIWRFAHKGGGEFIGLLSDGGVGILLFVLLLWIPRWLRVVLALIWTGFVIGAGELVTAMSRLPSWQDLHYLANADFVKNTTANFNLSSPALVWAMSLSALLVFFLPLARPKWRYAFPLLVSGIAVLLFHNHLSLQNDDQSVVARHNAVHWFIIDAFITPSPFTAEDLADYHLPQGLNQFDLDGAPLLVKGTAKNVLIITLEGIPGLYYPEISKAMGVDSYKVSMDRLAESTQGAMLIPDFTAHSHQTIRGLYALLCGDFSKQSWDTPKAVELTGNLDRAKECLPAQMAEHGWDTHYLQGAGLSFMGKDRFMPLVGFQEVHGNEWFQEANPYPFEWGVIDSVFFRGARDYIAGLQKKDRPWMLTLLTVGTHQPYAVPDDIVANYPDRRAATVDLLDQAVAEFIEGLRQDGVLKDTVVIITSDESHGSELADWVSSWVVGIVLAPEARALPRLKQGGYGLVDTEVSILDYLGLPIPRGVVGRSLFRDYATPREMVSYTASKRRWHTVDNFRYECSDDGRCRVGKADSLLGPPPAEFLRDKEGRRNPIFLIAATLDHKLIPQQGVRVLKFASGEIRHLPEKIKNEWSDNLVGAQYLDFPADSTVRVSIRVKVIQAPAEGVQLRLGFKQWEGTIKSIQHPGFPLLHAQEEGKLDFSFDNQEARQSFSFHLLGEGKGASIQMERFDVTIEN, from the coding sequence ATGCAATTGATACTTGCCCTCATCTCCCTCGGTGTTCTGACCATGACTCCGCTCATTTGGCGCTTCGCGCACAAGGGTGGCGGAGAATTCATCGGGCTCTTGTCAGATGGCGGAGTGGGCATCCTGCTCTTTGTTCTGCTTCTCTGGATCCCCCGTTGGCTGCGGGTGGTTCTGGCATTGATCTGGACTGGCTTTGTGATCGGCGCGGGGGAGTTGGTGACGGCAATGAGTCGTCTGCCTTCTTGGCAAGACCTGCACTACCTGGCCAATGCCGATTTTGTCAAGAATACCACGGCCAATTTTAACCTCTCGTCACCCGCCCTGGTCTGGGCGATGTCTCTTTCCGCCCTGCTGGTCTTTTTCCTGCCCTTGGCCAGACCAAAATGGCGATATGCCTTCCCTCTTCTTGTTTCAGGCATTGCCGTCCTGCTGTTCCATAATCACTTGAGCCTCCAGAACGATGATCAGAGCGTGGTCGCTCGCCACAATGCCGTGCACTGGTTTATTATCGATGCCTTTATTACGCCGTCGCCATTTACCGCCGAGGATCTGGCTGACTACCATCTTCCCCAAGGACTGAATCAGTTCGATCTCGATGGCGCTCCCTTGCTGGTCAAGGGAACGGCCAAGAATGTCCTGATCATTACCCTTGAGGGGATCCCGGGCCTCTATTATCCTGAAATCAGCAAGGCCATGGGGGTTGATTCCTACAAGGTCTCCATGGACCGGCTGGCTGAGAGCACTCAAGGGGCTATGCTGATCCCCGACTTCACCGCCCATAGCCATCAGACCATCCGTGGCCTCTACGCCTTGCTGTGCGGCGACTTCAGCAAACAATCCTGGGATACGCCCAAGGCGGTGGAGTTGACCGGCAACCTGGATCGGGCCAAGGAGTGTCTGCCCGCTCAAATGGCCGAGCATGGTTGGGATACCCACTATCTGCAAGGGGCCGGGCTCTCCTTTATGGGCAAGGACCGCTTCATGCCCTTGGTTGGATTCCAAGAGGTCCATGGCAATGAGTGGTTTCAGGAGGCCAACCCTTATCCCTTTGAATGGGGGGTGATCGACTCGGTTTTCTTTCGTGGCGCACGGGACTATATCGCCGGCCTTCAGAAGAAGGATCGGCCCTGGATGTTGACTCTGCTGACGGTCGGTACCCACCAACCGTACGCCGTGCCTGACGATATCGTTGCCAACTATCCTGACCGTCGGGCTGCCACCGTGGACCTGCTGGATCAGGCAGTAGCCGAATTTATCGAAGGTCTGCGCCAGGATGGGGTACTCAAGGACACAGTGGTCATCATCACCTCCGACGAGTCTCATGGCTCGGAACTGGCCGATTGGGTCAGCAGTTGGGTGGTAGGGATCGTCCTTGCCCCGGAGGCAAGAGCGCTCCCGCGCCTTAAACAGGGGGGGTATGGTTTGGTGGACACCGAAGTCTCCATCCTTGATTACCTGGGGCTGCCAATCCCACGGGGAGTGGTCGGCCGAAGTCTTTTTCGTGACTACGCCACGCCGAGGGAGATGGTCTCCTACACCGCCTCCAAGCGTCGCTGGCACACGGTTGACAACTTTCGTTATGAGTGTTCTGACGATGGCCGTTGCCGGGTGGGTAAGGCAGACAGTCTGTTGGGGCCGCCACCGGCTGAGTTTCTGCGGGATAAGGAGGGGAGGAGGAATCCGATCTTTCTCATCGCCGCAACTCTGGACCACAAGCTTATTCCCCAACAGGGGGTACGGGTGCTGAAGTTCGCCAGTGGAGAGATTCGTCACCTGCCTGAGAAGATCAAGAATGAGTGGTCCGACAATCTGGTGGGTGCGCAATATCTCGATTTTCCGGCCGATTCCACGGTGCGTGTTTCAATTAGAGTGAAGGTGATTCAGGCGCCTGCGGAGGGGGTGCAGCTTAGGCTAGGATTTAAACAGTGGGAGGGGACCATCAAAAGCATTCAGCATCCCGGTTTTCCTCTCCTCCACGCCCAGGAGGAAGGAAAGCTTGATTTCTCCTTTGACAACCAGGAGGCCCGTCAGTCTTTTTCCTTTCATCTCCTGGGGGAGGGCAAGGGCGCGAGCATTCAGATGGAGAGGTTTGACGTTACCATTGAAAACTGA
- a CDS encoding LTA synthase family protein: MNDFSTTIALNARLIQGKAAYLFINRYTAFLLGVFIYSLLAKSLGSLRGLVFINREGDLALSKQYLELACLVYLYCYCNMILRPSRWQPLLAAIPILLAYVGQDLYYLMYSNVLRLSEQAELPELLKVLTLKHIALLITTVAAPLSFFLWFINYRRFWPIMVGALPITLLIGVAEFYPEHYTTTYRKIGREIVFWSDAVSAENNGRFMMLLYREAERKIAQAKTKAFRDRPQYDRQAQQLATWIHTNSNNRNVHLVVLEGFIDPTLFKNAKYTKDPFHPSFKKLAGNKMGFSISPVVGGKTSQAEFEVLCGVPAFEELTGVEFNGFTGAQAYCLPGQLRLAGYQTIASNAYNPSFFNTPNAYQGIGFDEIYFPREYVNGSDTYLSRGDTKDEMEYMFDSELFSQNLEFITPLLLDKDRPPLFNYVLTVYGHFPHLLNEQKRPPVLKMLSPFKDPQLERAANQIFYRSKAVADYVSQLIELDEQSLIILISDHIPPGQFGRKSYKKLHYLDNTDESLQMNRILIIEDGKAKKHATIHHYDVPAMVMNYVTNGAYCQEHTCGFVENKLLDDRMARHDDYLRLMAHASE, from the coding sequence ATGAATGATTTTTCCACAACAATTGCGCTCAATGCACGCCTCATTCAAGGCAAAGCCGCGTACCTGTTTATCAACCGCTATACCGCCTTTCTCCTGGGCGTGTTCATCTACTCTCTACTGGCCAAGTCCTTGGGAAGTCTGCGTGGCCTGGTGTTTATTAACAGGGAAGGAGACCTCGCCCTGAGCAAGCAGTATCTTGAATTGGCCTGTCTAGTCTACCTCTACTGCTACTGCAATATGATTTTACGGCCATCCCGCTGGCAACCGTTGCTGGCGGCCATCCCGATCCTGCTCGCTTATGTAGGACAGGATCTCTATTACCTGATGTACAGTAATGTCCTTCGCCTTTCCGAGCAGGCCGAACTCCCGGAACTGCTCAAGGTGCTGACACTTAAGCATATCGCGCTGCTGATCACTACCGTAGCTGCCCCCTTAAGTTTCTTTCTCTGGTTTATTAATTACCGGAGGTTTTGGCCTATTATGGTAGGAGCTTTGCCCATTACCTTACTGATCGGTGTGGCCGAATTCTATCCGGAACACTACACAACTACGTATCGAAAGATCGGACGGGAAATCGTTTTCTGGTCGGATGCGGTCAGCGCGGAAAACAACGGCCGCTTTATGATGCTGCTGTACAGGGAGGCGGAACGCAAGATTGCCCAGGCCAAAACCAAAGCCTTCCGGGATCGTCCCCAGTACGACCGGCAGGCCCAGCAACTAGCCACCTGGATACACACCAACAGCAACAATCGCAATGTGCATCTAGTGGTTCTGGAAGGTTTTATCGACCCAACCCTGTTTAAAAACGCCAAGTATACCAAGGACCCCTTCCACCCGAGTTTCAAGAAACTAGCAGGCAACAAAATGGGATTTTCCATTTCTCCGGTTGTCGGCGGCAAAACATCCCAGGCGGAATTCGAAGTGCTGTGCGGTGTCCCCGCCTTTGAAGAATTGACCGGGGTGGAATTCAATGGGTTCACCGGGGCACAGGCCTATTGTCTGCCAGGACAGTTGCGGCTTGCCGGCTATCAAACGATAGCCTCAAACGCCTATAATCCAAGTTTCTTCAACACGCCCAATGCCTATCAGGGCATTGGTTTTGACGAAATATATTTCCCCCGCGAATATGTCAACGGCAGTGACACGTATCTGTCGCGCGGCGACACCAAAGACGAGATGGAATATATGTTTGACAGTGAGTTATTCTCTCAGAACCTGGAATTTATTACCCCATTGCTCCTGGATAAGGACAGACCGCCGCTGTTTAACTATGTCTTGACCGTCTACGGCCATTTCCCACATCTATTGAACGAACAGAAACGGCCTCCGGTGTTAAAAATGCTCTCCCCTTTCAAAGACCCGCAGTTGGAACGAGCAGCCAACCAGATCTTTTACCGCTCCAAAGCGGTTGCCGATTACGTCAGCCAACTGATTGAACTTGATGAACAGAGCTTAATCATTCTGATCAGCGACCATATCCCTCCTGGACAGTTTGGCCGCAAGAGTTATAAGAAACTGCACTATCTCGACAATACGGACGAGAGCCTCCAGATGAACCGCATCCTGATCATCGAAGACGGCAAAGCAAAAAAACATGCCACCATCCATCATTACGATGTACCAGCCATGGTGATGAACTATGTCACCAATGGGGCATACTGCCAGGAACACACCTGCGGCTTTGTGGAAAACAAGCTCCTCGACGACCGGATGGCTCGACATGACGATTATCTGCGGCTAATGGCCCATGCCTCCGAGTAA